The Tenuifilum thalassicum genome includes the window GTGTTTTTTCAAGTACTACATGGTACTGCTCCTTGCCTTTAGCTTTTACAGTACGCATACGTAAAATGCGCGTATCAGTTTTTAATGTATCATAGCCAACAAACTCAACTTTATCGGATTCGTTTACTGTAATCCAATCATCGGCTTCAACGGCAGCATCAGCCCTTGAGCGCTCTTTCTGGTTAGCCATTTCGGCATCAAATTCCTCGCGGTTAACGCTTAGGTTATTTTCGCGTAATATTAGTTCTGTGAGGTCGAGGGGAAATCCATAGGTGTCGTAAAGTATAAATGCATCTTTCCCCGAAATTTCTTTCTTGTTTTCCTTCTTTGCCTTTTCAATGTGCTGCTCAAGAAGTTTAATTCCAGTTTCTAAGGTGCGTAAAAATGTGGTTTCCTCCTTATTGATTACATTGATTATAAGATCCTGTTGAGCCTTAAGCTCTGGAAAATGCTCGCCCATTTGTTCAACTAGTACGGGAACTAAACTATCGATAAAGGGTTCGCGGAAGTTAAGGAAGGTATAACCATAGCGAACGGCCCTACGAAGAATACGACGAATTACATAACCAGCCTTAACGTTTGAGGGGAGTTGTCCGTCGGCTATGGAGAAGCTAATGGCACGAAGATGGTCAGCAATTACTCTCATGGCCACATCGGTTTTAGGATTTGAGCCGTAAGGGATTCCGCTCATTTGCGAAATGCGGTCAATTATTGGGGTAAACACATCAGTGTCGTAGTTGCTCTTTTTCCCCTGAACAACCATAGCTAAGCGCTCAAAACCCATTCCCGTGTCAACATGACGTGAGGGTAGTGGTTCAAGAGTCCCATTAGCCTTGCGATTGAATTGAATGAACACAAGGTTCCAAATTTCAATAACCAGTGGATGCCCCTTGTTTACCATTTGCTCACCAGGAATTGCCTTACGCTCAGCCTCGTCGCGTAGGTCGATATGAACCTCGGTACAAGGACCGCATGGTCCGGTATCGCCCATTTCCCAAAAGTTATCCTTTTTGCTTCCCAGCAAGATTCTTTCTGCAGGTAAATGCTTTTTCCAGCATTCTAACGCTTCAGTATCTCTTTCAATTCCCTCGCTAGGGCTGCCCTCAAAAATAGTTGCATATAACCTATTCTTGTCAATTTTTAGAACATCAACAAGGAATTCCCATGCCCAATCAATGGCTTCGCGCTTAAAGTAGTCACCAAACGACCAGTTCCCAAGCATTTCGAACATGGTGTGGTGGTAAGTATCGTGCCCAACCTCTTCTAAATCGTTATGCTTGCCCGACACTCGCAAACACTTTTGAGAATTTGCAACGCGAGGATATTTTGCAGGTGCATTACCAAGGAAAATATCCTTAAACTGATTCATCCCAGCATTAGTAAACATAAGGGTTGGGTCGTCCTTAACAACCATGGGTGCCGATGGTACAATTTGGTGCGATTTCTCGGCAAAAAAGTCCAAAAATCTTTGGCGAATTTCTTTTGAAGTCATAAAATTCTATTATTGAAATATTTAAAACTAACTATTTAACCATTTAAAATAAAAAAAATGCTCTTTTTGTTTGTTGAAAAAATATTTTTACCATAGTTTTGTTGCAGTTTGTCAAAAGTGTATTACTTTGCAGCAATTTAGCGTTAAAACTATGGCAAAAATAAAATATCAATTTAACCCTCATACCCTAACATTCGATGTTGTTCGAATACCATTCTACAAACGATT containing:
- the alaS gene encoding alanine--tRNA ligase, which codes for MTSKEIRQRFLDFFAEKSHQIVPSAPMVVKDDPTLMFTNAGMNQFKDIFLGNAPAKYPRVANSQKCLRVSGKHNDLEEVGHDTYHHTMFEMLGNWSFGDYFKREAIDWAWEFLVDVLKIDKNRLYATIFEGSPSEGIERDTEALECWKKHLPAERILLGSKKDNFWEMGDTGPCGPCTEVHIDLRDEAERKAIPGEQMVNKGHPLVIEIWNLVFIQFNRKANGTLEPLPSRHVDTGMGFERLAMVVQGKKSNYDTDVFTPIIDRISQMSGIPYGSNPKTDVAMRVIADHLRAISFSIADGQLPSNVKAGYVIRRILRRAVRYGYTFLNFREPFIDSLVPVLVEQMGEHFPELKAQQDLIINVINKEETTFLRTLETGIKLLEQHIEKAKKENKKEISGKDAFILYDTYGFPLDLTELILRENNLSVNREEFDAEMANQKERSRADAAVEADDWITVNESDKVEFVGYDTLKTDTRILRMRTVKAKGKEQYHVVLEKTPFYAESGGQVGDSGTLESDSETLKVLNTFKENNLIIHLVDKLPQTPNVPFFATVNYEKRIRTANNHSATHLLHNALRAVLGTHVEQKGSLVHPDYLRFDFSHFQKMTDEEIRQVEKRVNKIIRQNIQLEEHREVPIENAQQMGAMALFGEKYGEKVRVIKFGESVELCGGTHTKATGNIGYFKIISEGAIAASVRRIEAITGEKAEDYVYTQIDTINEIKSILGNPSNVVKAASKLVDDNKKLKETLESLEAEKLKSVKAALKAKVVEKNGVNIICEKVSIGNADALKDLSFQLKNEIPNLYLVLGTEANGKALLSVMINESLVEKHGLNASNIVREAAKEIKGGGGGQPFYATAGGKNPDGLDKAIAKAKEAIS